The DNA region GCCGTCGTGGTGGCGGAGGTGACCGACGCTCTCCATCGCGGCCGCGGCGAATGCGTGCCCTACGCCCGCTATGGCGAGAGCGTCGACGGCGTGGCCGCCGCGCTGGAGGCGATGGGCGATGCGGTGGCCGGCGGGCTCGACCGCGAGGCGCTGGCCCGGATGATGCCGCCGGGTGCCGCCCGCAACGCGCTGGACTGCGCCCTGTGGGACCTGGAGGCCAAGCGTGGCGGCGTTCCGGTCTGGCGGCTCGCCGGTCTGGCCGAACCGCCGGGGCCGCTGGTCACCTGCTACACGTTGAGCGTCGACGCGCCCGAGGCGATGGCGGCGGCGGCGCGCGAGCGGGCGCCGCGCCATCCGCTGCTGAAGATGAAGCTGACGGGGGAGGGCGACCTCGACCGGGTCCGCGCCGTCCGCGCCGCCGCTCCCGCCGTACGGCTGGTGGTCGACGCCAACGAGGGCTGGACGCTGGAGCAGCTGCGCGGCTTCGCTCCCGTCCTCGCCGGGCTGGGCGTGGAAATGATCGAGCAGCCGCTGCCCGCCGGCCGGGACGAGGCCCTGCGAGGCATCGATTGTCCGGTGCCGCTGGGCGCCGACGAGTCCTGCCACGGGCTGGAGTCGCTCGACCGGCTGCGCGGGCTCTACCGGGTGGTGAATGTCAAGCTCGACAAGACCGGCGGCCTGACCGAGGCGCTGGCGATGACGCGGGCCGCCCACGCCTTGGGCTTCGAGGTGATGGTCGGCTGCATGGTCGCCACTTCGCTGGCGATGGCGCCGGCCATGCTGGTCGGGCAGGGCGCGCGCTATGTCGACCTCGACGGCCCGCTGCTGCTGGCCCGCGACCGCGAGCCGGGGCTGATCTATGACGGCGCGCTGGTCCAGCCGCCGCCGCCGGAGCTGTGGGGGTAGTCCCGCTTCGCGTCACGCCCCCTGCACATAGGGCGGCGGGGGCGTCCCCACCGACGCGGGCACGAAGGGCGCGTCGGCCAGCCCGTCCACCTTGGCGGCCATGACGAAATCATTCTCGTGCAGACCCCTGATCTTGTGGGTCCAGAAGGCGACGGAGCAATGGCCCCAGCCATAGCGGATTTCGGCATGATGCCCTTCCGCCTCGCACAGGGTGCCGACCTGGACGGCGAAGGCCTGGGCCTGGGCGAAGTCGGGGAAGGTGAAGGCGCGCTCGATGCGGTCGGGCTCCTCCTTCAGGACCCAGCCCGGCACCTGCACCAGATAGGAGGCGGCCATGGCGCGGTCCATCGGCGGGATCCCGCCGCGGCAGGGCTCGCAGCTCTTGCCGGCCAGATCCTGCGTCGTCGGCGCTTGCGATGTCATCCCGATCTCTCCCCTGTTGGTAGGTTGGGCGCTATGGCTTCATGTCTGGCGATCGGAGCAACGCTTCAAATCGATTCCGATTTTACGCGATCCGATCTAGAAGCTTACGCCCACAAGCTTGGGGGCGCCGTGCCGCTTCGGCAAGCCCGGCGCCCCGTCCGCGCCCGCCAGACGCGTTTTTGGAAGCGATCCGATGACCGACCCGCGCACCGACCTGCCTTTCGCCGATTACCAGTATCCGACGCGGCCGGTGGACGGGCCGCGCCTCGCCATCGTCGGCGAGGCGCCGGGGGCGGAGGAGGCGCGGCGGGGTCGTCCCTTCGTCGGGCGCAGCGGCAAGCTGCTGGACGACTCGCTGGCGGCGGTGGGGATCGAGCGGGCCGAATGCCTCGTCGCCAACGTCTTCCGCCATCAGCCGCCCGGCAACAAGGTCGGCCACTTCTTCTCCTCGCGCGCCCGCGCCCGCAAGGAGGGGCGGGAGATCGACGAGAGCTGGGGCGCCTTCGGCACCTCGGACCGGCTGCTGGCCGATTTCGCCGGCGAGATCGAGCATCTGCGCGCTACCCTGGCCGACTACCGCCCGTCGGTGATCGTCGCGCTGGGCCGCACGCCCACCTGGGCGCTGACCGGCGAGAACGGCATCCTGCAACTGCGCGGCAGGATCCTGCCCTGCCGCCTGCTGGCGGGGGTGGAGGTGGTGCCGACCTTCCACCCCAGCTATCTGCTGCGCGGCCAGCTGGTGGAGCAGCCGACCTTCCTGGCCGACCTGCGGCTGGCCGTGTCGCGCCTCAGCCGTTAGGAAGAAGACGCCAGATCGTGGTTTCGCGCGCCTCGCGGTCCTCCAACTCCAGAGAGGTCGGGACGGTGTAGGTCGCGACCTTCTCGACTCCGCTTCCGGGGAAATAGGCGCGGCCGGGATCGCCCAGCAGGACCAGCGTACCGGTGGCGGCCACCCCGCGCAGCCAGGCGGTCACCCGTTCCGCCATCGGCCGCTCGTAACAGACGTCGCCGGCCAGAACGACATCGATGCCCGGCAGCGGCCGGCCGACCAGATCGGCGCTGACCGGCTTCACCTCCACCCCGTTGGCCTCGGCGTTCAGCGCGATGGCGGCCAGCGAGAAGCGGTCGATGTCGCAGGATTGCACCCGCGCCGCTCCCGCCATCATCGCGGCGATGCCGACCAGCCCGGTGCCTGCGGCAAAATCGAGCACCGACCTGCCGGCAACCAGCTCGGGCCGGTCGAGCAGCAGCCGCGCCACCGCCTGTCCGCCCGGCCAAGCGAAAGCCCAGTATGGCGGTGGCAAATTCGTGGCGGCCAAGGTCTCCTCGGTCGCCTCCCAGAGCGGCGTCACCTCGGTGGCAAGATGAAGCTTGATTTCCGGCAGCAAAGGCGTGGTTGTCAGCGCCGTGTTGTCGCGGACGAAATCTGATGGGGATGCGTTGTTCATACGAGGATTCCCAGGGGGCTCCGCTGTTGCGGGAGGGGCGGGTGACGGCGTTTGAATGTTACACATTTCAAACGGTGTAGACACAGCCGCGAACCCGTGTTACCCGTTTCTTCCAGGGGAACACAGAGGAATTGGGGGAGTCATGCGGCAGAGGGGAACCGCCATCGGCCTTTCGTTTGCGGCTTTGATCGCGTTGAGCCCCCTTGCCGTGTCGACGGCCTCCGCACAGGACGGCAATTGCGTCCGCACCGTCCGCTCGATTTCCGACTTCACGATCCGCGGCGATGCCTGGACCTGGTGGGATCATGCTGCCGGCCAGTATGAGCGCGAACACCGCCCGGCCATCGGTTCCGTCCTCGTCTTCAAGCGCGGCGGCCATATGCGCCGCGGCCATGTCTCGCTGGTCAGCGCGGTGATCGACCGCCGCACCATCGAGGTCGACCATAGCTGGATCGACGGCGACGGTCTGCGCCGCGGCATGCGGGTGGTCGATGTGTCCCGCAACAATGACTGGTCCGCCGTCCGTGTCTGGCACGAGCCGACCGACCAGCTCGGCATGCGCGTCTATGCCGCCTATGGCTTCATCCTGCCGGACGGCGAGTCGGAGGCCCCGCGTGGCGGCCGCATGCTGGACGCCGGCGACCGCGGCATGGACCAGGGCTTCGCCAGCAGCCCGCGCGGCCGCGTCAAGGCCGATGGACCGCGCATGATGCAGGCCTCGCTGCAACCGCAGAAGGGCCACATGGTTTCAATTCCGGGCCGCAAGCCGCAGAGCCTGTCGGCCACCGCCGTCGCCTCCCGTACCCCGCAGAAGCCGCAGCGCATCGATGTCGCGGTTCTGCCGGCGCGCAAGCCGGCCGGCGCGCATGTCGTGCCGGTGACGGTCGCCGAACTGCCCAGCGGCCCGCATCGCGCCGCCGCCCCTGTGCGCAAGCCGGGTGTCGCCAATTCTGTCCCCCAGATGGCTGAGACCGGTGAACGTTGAGCGGAGTGTCCGTCAATAGTTCAGGGAGGGCGGGGCTTTGCTCCGCCCTTTTTGTTTGCGGCCATTATGTTTGCGCGGGCCGGCTGGCATGCGCCTCCGCCGGGCCCGCGCCAATCTTCCCGGTTTAGATCTTCCCGGCCAGGATCGCCGCCAGCACCAGCCAGCCGAACCAGCGGTTGGACTTGAACTTCTCCAGGCAGTCGCCCTGATCGTCGGGCCGCCAGGTCGCGACCTGCCAGGCCAGTTGCAGCGCCGCCAGCGACAGCACCGGCAGGAACAGCCCGCCGAGGCCCGCCAGACGCCCGGCGATGCCGATGCCGACATAGGTCAGCGTGTAGAAGCCGTAGATCCAGATCTTGCTTTGGTCGCCCAGGCGCAGCGCGGTGGACTTCACGCCGATACGGGCATCGTCCTCCTTGTCCTGATGGGCGTAGATGGTGTCATAGCCCAGCGTCCAGGCGATGCCCGTCACATAAAGCGCCAGCGCCGGCCAGCCGACGTCGCTCCGCACCGTGGCCCAGCCCAACAGGGCGCCCCAGTTGAAGGTCAGCCCCAGGAAGGCCTGCGGCCACCAGGTGATGCGCTTCATCAGCGGATAGGTGAAGACCAGCAGCAGCGACAGCACACCCAGCCCGATGGCGGTCATCCCCAGTTGAAGCAGGACCAGCAGCGACACCAGAAGCTGGGTGGCCAGGAAGGCCAGCGCCTGCCGCACCGACACCTGTCCGGACGGGATCGGGCGCGAGCGGGTGCGCTCGACCATCGCGTCGAACTTGCGGTCGAGGATGTCGTTGACGGTGCAGCCGGCGCCCCGCATCAGCACCGCGCCGACGCCAAACAGCGCCATCAGCCACAGCAGCGACGGCCAGTCCCGGAAAGGCTGCGGCATGGCCAGCGCCAGGCTCCACCAACAGGGAAACAGCAGCAGCCAGGTTCCGATCGGGCGGTCGAGCCGCGCGAGCGTGACATAAGGGCGCAGGCGGGCCGGAATCCGGCGGGCGATCCAGCCATCCTGGCGGATATCGGTGTAGCCGGACTGGGGCAGAGTCGGGCCGGAGAATGCTGTGGGCATGACGGCGGTGCTTCCGCTGTGCTATGGAGATGACGGAACGGGCGATGGCGGCGAGGGTATCGGGCCGCCACCGGCGCGGCAAGCGTGGCGCGCCAGATGTTATGCGCCAAGTGTGGTGCGCCATCGGACGGAGAAGCGGGTTCCGGTGGTGGTGCGGCGAAAGGCACCGCCGTGGACCGTCGAGATTGCAGTTCCGGGACTTGCACGCGCCAAAATCGTACCAATACTGTTTCTTAGTTTGAACTTCAGTGGTTTGCAATCCTAAATGGACCTGAGCGCAACACCGGACCGTTTCGCCATCGTCATCGATGACGAGTCGATCATATTGGCCGGGATGGAGATCATGCTGGACACCTGGGGCTATCAGGTGCTGGCCGCCGAGGATGTCGAAACCATCCTGGCGAAGCTGCCCGGCTGTCCGGTTCCAAATGTGATCCTGTCCGATTACCGGCTGCGCGACGGCTGGTCCGGCATCACCGCCGTGCGGGCGGTACGCGAGGCCTGCGGTGCGGCCATCCCCGCCATCATCCTGACCGGCGACACCGGGGCGGAGCTGCTGGCCGCGGCCCAGGCCGACGGCATCCGCATCCTGCACAAGCCGGTGCAGCCCAACGACCTGCGCCGACGGATCGACGCCCTGATCGCCGCCGCCTGACCGGACCTTCCCCTGCGTTGCCTCCGGCCTTGCCCATACCCGCATGGCTGGTGTCTGGCCTGCTGACTTGTCCACCCGCGGCCGGCTATAGTCGGCGCCGCCCCGCGGAGACGAAGACCATGGCCGACCCGATCAAGACCCGCCTCTATGTCGACAGCCCGCTGGCCGAAGGCCAGTCGGTCGGGCTCGATCATGAGCGCGCCCATTTCCTGCGCCATGTCCTGCGGCTGGACCGCGGCGACGCGGTCGCCGTGTTCAATGGCCGCGACGGCGAATGGCGGGCGGTGATCGACGGGTTCGGCAAGGGCTGGTGCTCGCTGACCCTGGCCGAACAGCGCCGCGAACAGGACACCGGCCCCGACCTGTGGCTGGTCTTCGCGCCGCTGAAGAAGGGGCGCATCGATTTCGTCGCCGAAAAGGCGACGGAGATGGGAGTGTCCCGCCTCTGTCCGGTCTTCACCCGCCGCACCGATCCCAACCGCGTCAATCTCGACCGGCTGCGCGCCAACGCGGTGGAGGCGGCCGAACAGTGCGAGCGGCTCAGCGTGCCGGACCTGGCCGACGCGCTGCCGCTGGACCGCGCGCTGGCCGCCTGGCCGGCCGAGCGCCGGCTCTATCTGTGCGCCGAGGCGGGGGCCGCCCGTCCCATCGCCGAGGTGCTGCGCGACGCCGCCGCCGGACCGGCGGCTCTGCTGGTCGGGCCGGAGGGTGGCTTCGACCAGTCGGAACTTGACGAACTCGCCAAACTCCCCTTTGTTGTTCCGGTGGGGTTGGGTCCGCGTATCCTGCGGGCCGATACGGCGGTGGTGGCGGCGCTGGCTTGTTGGCAGTCCTTGGCCGGGGATTGGACTGCCGGGGGAAGCGACCGGCGTCCGCCTTTCCGCGCGCCGAGCCCTTAACCGGCCGTCATCCGGCCGTTCCTCCGTCCACTTCCCGCGAGAGACTTCATGTCCGCACCCCCGACCACGCGCGGCGAACCCATCACCGACCGCCGCCAACTGGCGGCCTATCTCGAATCCGGCTGCAAGCCGGCGCCGGACTGGCGCATCGGGACCGAGCACGAGAAATTCGCCTACCGCACCTCTGACCTGCGGCCGCTGACCTATGACGGACCGGACGGCATCCGTGAGCTGCTGACCCGGATGACCCGTTTCGGCTGGCAGCCGGTGGAGGAGAAGGGCAACATCATCGCCCTGGTCCAGGACAAGGCCAACATCACGCTGGAGCCCGGCGGGCAGGTCGAGCTGTCCGGCGCCCCGCTGGAGACCCTGCACCAGACCTGCGCCGAGGTGCATCGCCACCTGCGCCAGGTGAAGGAGGTCGGGGCCGAACTCGGCATCGCCATGATGGGGCTGGGCTTCCAGCCGAAATGGACGCGCGGCGACATCCCCTGGATGCCCAAGGGCCGCTACAAGATCATGCGCGACTACATGCCCAAGGTCGGCTCGCTCGGCCTCGACATGATGACGCGGACCTGCACGGTGCAGGTCAATCTCGACTTCTCCTCCGAAGCCGACATGGTGAAGAAGTTCCGGGTGTCGCTGGCGCTCCAGCCGATCGCGACGGCGCTGTTCGCCATGTCCCCCTTCACCGAGGGCAAGCCGAACGGCTTCCAGAGCTTCCGCAGCCATATCTGGACCGACACCGATCCGGACCGCACCGGCGACATCCCCTTCGTCTTCGAGGACGGCTTCGGCTTCGAGCGCTATGTCGATTATCTGCTCGATACGCCGATGTATTTCGTCTATCGCGATGGCGCCTACATCGACGCGGCGGGCCAGTCATTCCGCGATTTCCTCGACGGCAGGCTGCCGGCGCTGCCGGGCGAGCTGCCGCTGATCACCGACTGGGCCGACCACACCACCACCGCCTTCCCCGAAGCGCGTCTGAAGAAATATCTGGAGATGCGCGGCGCCGACGGCGGCCCGTGGCGCAGCCTGTGCGCGCTGCCGGCCCTGTGGGTCGGGCTGCTCTATGATCAGGTGGCGCTCGACGCGGCCTGGGATCTGGTGAAGGGCTGGACGATGGCGGAACGCGCGCATCTGCGCGCCGAGGTGCCGCGGTCGGGCCTGCGCACGACGTTCCGTGACGGGACTGTGCGCGATGTGGCGCTGGAGATGCTGGCGATCGCCCGCGACGGTCTGGCGCGGCGCGCCCGCAACGACAATTGGGGCGACGACGAGACCCACTTCCTCGACACGCTCCAGCTCGTCGCCGAGACCGGCCGCAGCCCCGCCGACGAGCTTCTGGAGAAGTTCAACGGCCCCTGGGGCGGCAGCGTCGATCCGGTGTTCAAGGAATACGCGTACTGAGTGGTCAAATGGGGGCTGGCGTCCGTGCGTCAGCCCCCGTTTTTACGCCGCCACCGGCGCATGGGTGATGCAGCTCTTGGAGCACACCTTGGAGCAGCTTTCGCAGCCGATGCAGTTGGCCG from Azospirillum sp. B510 includes:
- a CDS encoding 16S rRNA (uracil(1498)-N(3))-methyltransferase; amino-acid sequence: MADPIKTRLYVDSPLAEGQSVGLDHERAHFLRHVLRLDRGDAVAVFNGRDGEWRAVIDGFGKGWCSLTLAEQRREQDTGPDLWLVFAPLKKGRIDFVAEKATEMGVSRLCPVFTRRTDPNRVNLDRLRANAVEAAEQCERLSVPDLADALPLDRALAAWPAERRLYLCAEAGAARPIAEVLRDAAAGPAALLVGPEGGFDQSELDELAKLPFVVPVGLGPRILRADTAVVAALACWQSLAGDWTAGGSDRRPPFRAPSP
- a CDS encoding uracil-DNA glycosylase, translating into MTDPRTDLPFADYQYPTRPVDGPRLAIVGEAPGAEEARRGRPFVGRSGKLLDDSLAAVGIERAECLVANVFRHQPPGNKVGHFFSSRARARKEGREIDESWGAFGTSDRLLADFAGEIEHLRATLADYRPSVIVALGRTPTWALTGENGILQLRGRILPCRLLAGVEVVPTFHPSYLLRGQLVEQPTFLADLRLAVSRLSR
- a CDS encoding CHAP domain-containing protein gives rise to the protein MSTASAQDGNCVRTVRSISDFTIRGDAWTWWDHAAGQYEREHRPAIGSVLVFKRGGHMRRGHVSLVSAVIDRRTIEVDHSWIDGDGLRRGMRVVDVSRNNDWSAVRVWHEPTDQLGMRVYAAYGFILPDGESEAPRGGRMLDAGDRGMDQGFASSPRGRVKADGPRMMQASLQPQKGHMVSIPGRKPQSLSATAVASRTPQKPQRIDVAVLPARKPAGAHVVPVTVAELPSGPHRAAAPVRKPGVANSVPQMAETGER
- a CDS encoding 4a-hydroxytetrahydrobiopterin dehydratase; the protein is MTSQAPTTQDLAGKSCEPCRGGIPPMDRAMAASYLVQVPGWVLKEEPDRIERAFTFPDFAQAQAFAVQVGTLCEAEGHHAEIRYGWGHCSVAFWTHKIRGLHENDFVMAAKVDGLADAPFVPASVGTPPPPYVQGA
- a CDS encoding class I SAM-dependent methyltransferase, with protein sequence MNNASPSDFVRDNTALTTTPLLPEIKLHLATEVTPLWEATEETLAATNLPPPYWAFAWPGGQAVARLLLDRPELVAGRSVLDFAAGTGLVGIAAMMAGAARVQSCDIDRFSLAAIALNAEANGVEVKPVSADLVGRPLPGIDVVLAGDVCYERPMAERVTAWLRGVAATGTLVLLGDPGRAYFPGSGVEKVATYTVPTSLELEDREARETTIWRLLPNG
- a CDS encoding glutamate--cysteine ligase; the protein is MSAPPTTRGEPITDRRQLAAYLESGCKPAPDWRIGTEHEKFAYRTSDLRPLTYDGPDGIRELLTRMTRFGWQPVEEKGNIIALVQDKANITLEPGGQVELSGAPLETLHQTCAEVHRHLRQVKEVGAELGIAMMGLGFQPKWTRGDIPWMPKGRYKIMRDYMPKVGSLGLDMMTRTCTVQVNLDFSSEADMVKKFRVSLALQPIATALFAMSPFTEGKPNGFQSFRSHIWTDTDPDRTGDIPFVFEDGFGFERYVDYLLDTPMYFVYRDGAYIDAAGQSFRDFLDGRLPALPGELPLITDWADHTTTAFPEARLKKYLEMRGADGGPWRSLCALPALWVGLLYDQVALDAAWDLVKGWTMAERAHLRAEVPRSGLRTTFRDGTVRDVALEMLAIARDGLARRARNDNWGDDETHFLDTLQLVAETGRSPADELLEKFNGPWGGSVDPVFKEYAY
- a CDS encoding response regulator, whose translation is MDLSATPDRFAIVIDDESIILAGMEIMLDTWGYQVLAAEDVETILAKLPGCPVPNVILSDYRLRDGWSGITAVRAVREACGAAIPAIILTGDTGAELLAAAQADGIRILHKPVQPNDLRRRIDALIAAA
- the dgcA gene encoding N-acetyl-D-Glu racemase DgcA codes for the protein MPAQRLTVSRETFPIRGAFRISRGAKTEAAVVVAEVTDALHRGRGECVPYARYGESVDGVAAALEAMGDAVAGGLDREALARMMPPGAARNALDCALWDLEAKRGGVPVWRLAGLAEPPGPLVTCYTLSVDAPEAMAAAARERAPRHPLLKMKLTGEGDLDRVRAVRAAAPAVRLVVDANEGWTLEQLRGFAPVLAGLGVEMIEQPLPAGRDEALRGIDCPVPLGADESCHGLESLDRLRGLYRVVNVKLDKTGGLTEALAMTRAAHALGFEVMVGCMVATSLAMAPAMLVGQGARYVDLDGPLLLARDREPGLIYDGALVQPPPPELWG
- the ubiA gene encoding 4-hydroxybenzoate octaprenyltransferase, yielding MPTAFSGPTLPQSGYTDIRQDGWIARRIPARLRPYVTLARLDRPIGTWLLLFPCWWSLALAMPQPFRDWPSLLWLMALFGVGAVLMRGAGCTVNDILDRKFDAMVERTRSRPIPSGQVSVRQALAFLATQLLVSLLVLLQLGMTAIGLGVLSLLLVFTYPLMKRITWWPQAFLGLTFNWGALLGWATVRSDVGWPALALYVTGIAWTLGYDTIYAHQDKEDDARIGVKSTALRLGDQSKIWIYGFYTLTYVGIGIAGRLAGLGGLFLPVLSLAALQLAWQVATWRPDDQGDCLEKFKSNRWFGWLVLAAILAGKI